A genomic stretch from Flavobacterium humidisoli includes:
- the ilvB gene encoding biosynthetic-type acetolactate synthase large subunit: MKISGAEAVIRCLLAEGVDLIYGYPGGAIMPVYDELYKFQDQLHHVLVRHEQGATHAAQGYARATGKVGVAIATSGPGATNLVTGIADAQIDSTPLVCITGQVGRHLLGSDAFQETDIIGISTPVTKWNFQVTEASQIPEIIAKAFYIARSGRPGPVLVDITKNAQFDEFEFSYEKCTGIRSYVPVPKLNLDKVAEAAALINSAKKPFIVFGQGVILGQAEAEFKAVVEKAGIPAAWTILGLSALPTDHPLNVGMLGMHGNYAPNLLTNECDVLIAFGMRFDDRVTGKLSTYAKQAKVIHFEIDPAEVDKNVKTEIAVLGDVKESLAALLPLLDAKSHDLWHNEFKELSKIEYDSVINEELNPTNGKGISMGETIEMINKHSKGDAIIVSDVGQHQMFACRYAKFNSTKSNITSGGLGTMGFALPAAIGAKMGKPEREVVAIIGDGGFQMTIQELGTIFQTQVPVKIVILNNEFLGMVRQWQELFFDNRYASTKMINPNFIAIAEGYHIKSKKVTQREDLDAAVAEMLASKDSYFLEVVVEKENNVFPMIPTGACVSEIRLS; encoded by the coding sequence GAACAAGGTGCAACACACGCAGCTCAAGGTTATGCAAGAGCTACAGGAAAAGTAGGGGTGGCAATTGCTACTTCTGGACCAGGAGCTACAAATTTAGTAACTGGTATCGCAGATGCTCAAATCGACTCAACTCCATTGGTTTGTATTACAGGGCAGGTTGGAAGACATTTATTAGGATCTGATGCATTTCAGGAAACAGACATTATCGGAATTTCGACTCCGGTAACAAAATGGAACTTTCAAGTAACGGAAGCTTCTCAAATTCCTGAAATTATTGCAAAAGCATTTTACATTGCTCGTTCTGGTCGTCCAGGACCTGTATTGGTAGATATTACTAAAAACGCTCAGTTTGATGAGTTCGAATTTAGTTATGAAAAATGTACAGGAATTAGAAGTTATGTTCCAGTTCCAAAATTAAATTTAGATAAAGTTGCCGAAGCTGCAGCTCTAATCAATAGTGCAAAAAAACCTTTTATTGTTTTTGGACAAGGAGTTATTCTTGGTCAGGCTGAAGCAGAATTTAAAGCGGTTGTTGAAAAAGCTGGAATTCCTGCAGCTTGGACAATTTTAGGACTTTCGGCTTTGCCTACAGATCATCCTCTAAACGTTGGAATGCTTGGAATGCATGGAAATTATGCGCCCAATTTACTAACTAACGAATGCGATGTTTTAATTGCATTCGGAATGCGTTTTGATGATCGTGTTACAGGTAAATTAAGCACTTATGCGAAACAGGCAAAAGTAATTCATTTCGAAATTGACCCTGCAGAGGTTGATAAAAATGTGAAAACAGAAATTGCTGTTTTAGGAGATGTAAAAGAATCTTTAGCTGCCTTATTACCACTTCTTGATGCAAAATCACATGATTTATGGCATAATGAATTCAAAGAATTGAGTAAAATTGAGTATGATTCAGTTATAAATGAAGAATTAAACCCAACAAATGGTAAAGGAATTTCGATGGGAGAGACTATCGAAATGATCAACAAACACTCAAAAGGAGATGCGATTATTGTATCTGATGTTGGACAGCACCAAATGTTTGCTTGCCGTTATGCTAAATTCAATTCGACTAAAAGTAACATTACTTCTGGCGGATTAGGAACTATGGGATTCGCATTGCCTGCTGCAATTGGAGCAAAAATGGGAAAACCAGAGCGTGAAGTAGTAGCGATTATTGGTGATGGAGGCTTCCAAATGACAATTCAGGAACTTGGAACCATTTTCCAAACTCAAGTTCCAGTGAAGATTGTTATTTTAAATAATGAATTCTTAGGAATGGTTCGCCAATGGCAAGAATTATTCTTTGATAATAGATATGCTTCAACAAAAATGATTAATCCAAATTTCATTGCAATTGCCGAAGGGTATCATATCAAATCTAAAAAAGTGACACAGCGTGAAGATCTAGATGCAGCGGTCGCTGAAATGCTAGCTTCAAAAGATTCGTATTTCTTAGAAGTTGTTGTCGAAAAGGAAAACAACGTTTTCCCAATGATTCCGACAGGAGCTTGTGTGTCAGAAATTAGATTAAGTTAA
- the ilvN gene encoding acetolactate synthase small subunit, translating into MEDKTFTISVYSENNVGLLNRISGIFLKRHINILSLNVSESEIENVSRFIIVVNTTEKWVQNIVGQIEKQIEVIKAFYHTDEETIFLENALFKIASSLLFDEKQIQNIIKESQSTIVTVSRDFFVISKSGRRSEIEELYQKFKPYGIMQFVRSGRISVSKQKMEISALLETFK; encoded by the coding sequence ATGGAAGATAAAACATTTACCATATCGGTATACTCAGAAAATAACGTGGGTTTGTTAAATAGAATATCGGGAATATTCTTAAAACGTCACATTAATATATTAAGTCTAAATGTTTCAGAATCAGAAATAGAGAATGTTTCAAGATTTATCATCGTAGTAAATACGACAGAAAAATGGGTTCAGAATATTGTTGGGCAAATTGAAAAACAAATTGAAGTTATAAAGGCATTTTATCATACAGATGAAGAAACAATTTTCTTAGAAAATGCTTTGTTTAAAATCGCATCAAGTTTGTTGTTTGACGAGAAGCAAATTCAGAATATCATCAAAGAAAGCCAGTCTACAATTGTGACTGTTTCTCGTGATTTCTTTGTGATTTCAAAATCAGGAAGACGTTCTGAAATTGAGGAATTATACCAAAAGTTCAAACCATACGGAATTATGCAGTTTGTGCGTTCGGGAAGAATATCAGTTTCTAAACAAAAAATGGAGATTTCTGCATTATTAGAAACCTTTAAATAA
- the ilvC gene encoding ketol-acid reductoisomerase: protein MANYFNTLPLRLQLEQLGVCEFMEQSEFADGIAALAGKKVVIVGCGAQGLNQGLNMRDSGLDISYALRADAIAEKRASYKNATENGFTVGTYEELIPTADLVCNLTPDKQHTAVVTAIMPLMKQGSTLAYSHGFNIVEEGMQIRKDITVIMCAPKCPGSEVREEYKRGFGVPTLIAVHPENDPNGFGLDQAKAYAVATGGHRAGVLRSSFVAEVKSDLMGEQTILCGLLQTGSILCFDKMVEKGIDAAYASKLIQYGWETITEALKHGGITNMMDRLNNPSKIEAYELAEELKDIMRPLFQKHQDDIISGEFSRTMMADWANDDVNLLKWRAATGETNFEKTAPQEAPISEQEYFDNGVLMIAMVKAGVELAFETMTEAGIIEESAYYESLHELPLIANTIARKKLFEMNRVISDTAEYGCYLFDHACKPLLTEFMKKVETNIIGKPFSTSNGVDNAVLIAVNKEIRQHPIEEVGAWLRESMTAMKKIG from the coding sequence ATGGCAAATTATTTCAATACATTACCACTTAGATTACAATTAGAACAATTAGGAGTTTGCGAATTTATGGAGCAATCTGAATTTGCAGACGGAATTGCAGCATTGGCTGGAAAAAAAGTTGTAATTGTTGGTTGTGGAGCACAAGGTTTGAATCAAGGTTTAAACATGAGAGATTCTGGTTTAGACATTTCTTATGCATTGCGTGCAGATGCAATTGCAGAAAAAAGAGCTTCTTATAAAAATGCAACTGAAAATGGTTTCACTGTAGGAACTTATGAAGAATTGATTCCAACTGCAGATTTAGTTTGTAACCTTACACCAGACAAGCAGCACACTGCTGTGGTAACTGCCATTATGCCATTAATGAAACAAGGTTCTACTTTAGCTTATTCTCACGGATTCAACATTGTAGAAGAAGGAATGCAGATTCGTAAAGACATCACTGTAATTATGTGTGCTCCTAAATGTCCAGGCTCTGAGGTGCGTGAAGAGTATAAAAGAGGATTTGGAGTTCCAACTCTTATCGCAGTTCATCCAGAAAATGATCCAAACGGATTTGGTTTAGATCAAGCAAAAGCTTACGCTGTAGCAACAGGAGGACACAGAGCAGGAGTTTTAAGATCATCTTTTGTAGCTGAAGTAAAATCAGATTTAATGGGTGAGCAAACTATTCTTTGTGGTTTATTGCAAACAGGATCTATTTTATGTTTCGACAAAATGGTTGAAAAAGGAATTGATGCTGCATATGCTTCTAAATTAATCCAATACGGATGGGAAACTATCACTGAGGCTTTAAAACACGGTGGTATTACAAATATGATGGATCGTTTAAATAATCCTTCAAAAATTGAAGCTTACGAATTGGCTGAAGAATTGAAAGATATCATGCGTCCGTTATTCCAAAAACACCAAGACGATATTATTTCTGGAGAATTCTCAAGAACTATGATGGCTGACTGGGCTAATGATGATGTGAATTTATTAAAATGGAGAGCTGCAACAGGAGAAACTAATTTCGAAAAAACAGCTCCGCAAGAAGCTCCAATCTCTGAGCAAGAATATTTTGATAATGGAGTATTAATGATTGCAATGGTAAAAGCTGGTGTTGAATTAGCTTTCGAAACAATGACTGAAGCTGGGATTATCGAAGAATCTGCTTATTATGAGTCACTACACGAATTGCCATTAATTGCTAATACAATTGCAAGAAAGAAATTATTCGAAATGAACCGTGTAATTTCTGATACTGCTGAGTACGGATGCTACTTGTTTGATCATGCGTGTAAGCCATTATTGACTGAATTCATGAAAAAAGTAGAAACTAATATTATTGGTAAACCATTTTCAACTTCAAACGGAGTTGATAATGCAGTACTTATCGCTGTAAACAAAGAAATTCGTCAACACCCTATTGAAGAAGTAGGTGCTTGGTTGAGAGAATCTATGACAGCAATGAAAAAAATTGGATAA
- the acs gene encoding acetate--CoA ligase — MSYYKIENLEQYFKHYNKSIREPRKFWGKIAEENFTWYQQWEKVVDFNMAEAEVKWFTDAKVNITKNCIDRHLSKRGEKTAIIFEPNDPSEEALHITYNELYERVSKMANVLREQGVRKGDRVCIYLPMIPELAVSVLACARIGAIHSVIFAGFSASAVSARINDCECKMVITSDGGYRGNKTIDLKGIVDEALETCPSVTKVLVSKRTNTDVKMKDGRDVWLQPLLDAALDNSVAEIMDAEDPLFILYTSGSTGKPKGMVHTTAGYMVYTAYTFKNVFNYEDNDIFWCTADIGWITGHSYILYGPLLNGATTVIFEGVPSYPDFSRFWDIIEKHKITQFYTAPTAIRSLAKESLDYIQKYPLKSLKVIGSVGEPINEEAWHWFNDHVGDKRCPVVDTWWQTETGGIMISPIAFVTPTKPTYATLPLPGIQPVLMDEKRNEIEGNQVVGSLCIKFPWPGIARTIWGNHERYKETYFSAFPGKYFTGDGALRDEVGYYRITGRVDDVVIVSGHNLGTAPIEDAINEHPAVAESAIVGFPHDIKGNALYGFVILKETGEVRNKENLTKEINQYIADHIGPIAKLDKIQFVSGLPKTRSGKIMRRILRKIAEGDFSNFGDTSTLLNPEVVEQIMKERIS, encoded by the coding sequence ATGAGCTATTACAAAATTGAAAATTTAGAACAATACTTTAAACATTACAATAAGTCAATAAGAGAGCCAAGAAAATTTTGGGGAAAAATAGCTGAGGAGAATTTTACATGGTACCAGCAATGGGAAAAAGTTGTTGATTTTAATATGGCTGAAGCAGAAGTAAAATGGTTTACAGATGCTAAAGTTAACATTACCAAAAACTGTATAGATAGACATTTAAGCAAAAGAGGAGAGAAGACGGCAATTATTTTTGAACCGAACGACCCTTCTGAAGAAGCTTTACATATAACGTATAATGAATTATACGAAAGAGTTTCAAAAATGGCAAACGTTCTTCGCGAGCAAGGCGTTCGTAAAGGAGACAGAGTTTGTATTTATTTGCCAATGATTCCAGAATTGGCCGTTTCTGTTTTAGCTTGTGCTAGAATTGGAGCAATTCACTCTGTTATTTTTGCAGGATTTTCTGCCTCTGCAGTATCTGCAAGAATCAACGATTGCGAATGTAAAATGGTAATTACATCAGATGGAGGTTATAGAGGAAACAAAACAATTGACTTAAAAGGAATTGTTGATGAAGCTCTAGAAACTTGTCCTTCTGTTACAAAAGTTTTAGTATCTAAAAGAACTAATACTGATGTAAAAATGAAAGATGGCCGTGATGTTTGGTTGCAGCCATTATTAGACGCAGCTCTAGATAATAGTGTTGCCGAAATTATGGATGCTGAAGATCCGTTATTTATTTTATATACTTCAGGATCAACTGGAAAACCAAAAGGTATGGTTCATACTACTGCTGGTTATATGGTTTATACTGCTTATACTTTCAAAAATGTTTTCAATTACGAAGACAATGATATTTTCTGGTGTACAGCAGATATAGGATGGATTACAGGTCACTCTTATATATTATACGGACCATTGTTGAATGGTGCGACAACAGTAATTTTTGAAGGAGTTCCTTCTTATCCAGATTTTAGCCGTTTTTGGGATATTATCGAAAAACATAAAATTACACAATTCTATACTGCACCAACTGCAATCCGTTCATTAGCAAAAGAAAGTTTAGATTATATTCAAAAATATCCACTTAAATCACTTAAAGTTATTGGATCTGTTGGAGAGCCAATCAACGAAGAGGCTTGGCACTGGTTTAATGACCACGTGGGAGATAAGAGATGTCCTGTTGTAGATACTTGGTGGCAGACAGAAACTGGAGGAATCATGATTTCGCCAATTGCTTTTGTAACACCAACAAAACCAACTTATGCTACTTTGCCATTACCTGGAATTCAGCCTGTTTTAATGGATGAAAAACGTAATGAAATTGAAGGGAACCAAGTAGTTGGAAGTTTATGTATTAAATTTCCGTGGCCAGGAATTGCCAGAACAATTTGGGGTAATCACGAACGTTATAAAGAAACGTATTTCTCTGCTTTCCCTGGAAAATATTTTACAGGAGACGGGGCTTTGAGAGACGAGGTTGGATATTACAGAATTACGGGTAGAGTAGATGACGTAGTAATTGTTTCTGGCCATAATTTAGGAACTGCACCAATTGAAGATGCGATCAATGAGCACCCAGCTGTAGCAGAATCTGCTATTGTTGGATTCCCTCACGATATTAAAGGAAACGCTTTATATGGATTTGTTATTCTTAAAGAAACGGGAGAAGTTAGAAATAAAGAAAACCTGACAAAAGAAATTAACCAATATATTGCTGATCACATTGGACCTATCGCTAAATTAGATAAAATCCAATTTGTTTCTGGTTTGCCAAAAACACGTTCTGGAAAAATTATGCGTAGAATTTTGCGTAAAATCGCCGAAGGAGATTTTTCTAATTTCGGAGACACTTCAACTTTATTAAACCCTGAAGTGGTTGAGCAAATTATGAAAGAAAGAATTTCTTAA
- a CDS encoding 3'-5' exonuclease, with amino-acid sequence MLDWLKNINKDYPEFWKDYLTKFETKPNKFVVLSTETSGLNPDKDVVLSLGAFSVIDDSIVIKESFETVLLQYKYLQDNGLSNEFIIESKMMKMPEPDALEAFVKFIGNSILVGHHINFDIEMLNAALERLNCGRLKNEALDVDVMYRKLTDINDKQFSLDDLCEIYKIPKSDRNSSSEDAYRIGLLFLKLKSRLGIK; translated from the coding sequence ATGCTAGACTGGCTAAAAAACATTAACAAAGACTATCCAGAGTTCTGGAAAGACTATTTAACTAAATTCGAAACCAAACCTAATAAGTTTGTTGTTTTGTCTACTGAAACTTCTGGCTTAAATCCGGATAAAGATGTTGTTTTGTCTCTTGGAGCTTTCTCAGTTATTGACGATAGCATTGTTATTAAGGAAAGTTTCGAAACAGTCTTATTACAATATAAATATCTGCAGGATAACGGACTTTCTAATGAATTTATCATTGAAAGCAAAATGATGAAAATGCCTGAACCCGATGCTCTTGAAGCTTTTGTAAAATTTATCGGGAATTCAATTTTAGTTGGACATCATATCAATTTCGATATTGAAATGCTGAATGCTGCCCTAGAACGCTTGAATTGTGGCCGATTAAAAAATGAAGCCTTAGATGTCGATGTGATGTATAGAAAATTGACTGATATAAACGATAAACAGTTTTCGCTTGACGATTTATGCGAAATTTATAAAATTCCAAAAAGTGATCGCAATTCTTCTTCTGAAGATGCATACCGAATTGGTCTTTTATTCTTAAAACTAAAATCTAGATTGGGAATTAAATAA
- a CDS encoding DUF294 nucleotidyltransferase-like domain-containing protein, with protein sequence MNTVAEHIADFLKEYKPFDNLTFQELSDIATNIRVINLEKHAVLFQNNDPLHENFYVVASGVINLTTIADAEETIINKCHEGDIFGLRPFFAKNNYMMTAKAREESIVYAIPIAVFRPFVANNSDVLNFLLESFAVNSRHTKDSMSSNGKLVSDSDYIDQQTEMQYIQSLNYNNSPLTTKADSIIKDVANLMTDSMLDNIIICGEKNHPIGIVTNADLSSKIATGRFPITETIDKIMSSPVVTVLENVSLAEAQLLMLKHNVTHLCVTKDGTSKSVVKGIISEHDLIVAQASNPGVLIKEIKRSQLPKDLKQIRDRLSDLIQNSIQKNIPISHVSNIASEINLAIIKRAVELSILDLGSPPARFAWLSIGSQGRKEQLLLTDQDSILIFEDVTPEKYREVKDYFLRLAKRTTSILEKVGYDYCPNGHMGSNMLWCKSLSDWTKQYNGWMNTPGENSNDLSSIFFDYEIVFGEPKIEEAIENVIFKNAVNNTLFFDFLGNDALKRNSPLSFFKKFIVEEDGPNKDKFDIKTRALMPLIDGARLLILNANIKGIQNTYLRFKQLAITDSKNAEIYLSCAEAFLTLSKFRTVEGLKNDDSGQYINLREMSKTDKEKLKNALSPMKDLEELIKSKFQLTQFS encoded by the coding sequence ATGAATACAGTTGCTGAACATATTGCAGATTTTTTAAAAGAATACAAACCGTTTGATAATTTAACTTTTCAGGAATTATCAGATATTGCTACGAATATTCGTGTCATTAATTTAGAAAAACATGCGGTATTATTTCAAAATAATGATCCGCTTCACGAGAATTTTTATGTTGTAGCTTCTGGTGTCATTAATCTTACGACTATTGCTGATGCCGAGGAAACTATTATAAATAAATGTCATGAAGGCGATATTTTTGGTTTACGCCCATTTTTTGCGAAAAACAACTACATGATGACCGCTAAAGCGCGTGAGGAAAGTATTGTATATGCTATTCCAATAGCTGTTTTCAGACCTTTTGTAGCCAATAATTCTGATGTATTAAACTTTCTTCTAGAGAGTTTCGCTGTAAATTCACGCCATACCAAAGACAGCATGAGTTCTAACGGCAAATTAGTTTCTGATTCTGATTATATAGATCAGCAGACAGAAATGCAATACATTCAGTCACTTAACTACAATAATTCGCCGTTAACCACAAAAGCAGATTCCATAATTAAAGACGTTGCCAATTTAATGACAGATTCTATGTTAGATAACATTATAATCTGTGGTGAAAAGAATCACCCAATTGGTATCGTCACCAATGCCGATTTATCGTCAAAAATTGCAACAGGACGCTTTCCTATTACTGAAACTATCGATAAAATTATGTCGTCTCCAGTTGTTACAGTTTTAGAAAATGTGTCTTTGGCAGAGGCTCAATTATTAATGCTGAAGCACAATGTAACGCATTTATGTGTTACTAAAGATGGCACTAGCAAATCTGTAGTTAAGGGAATTATTTCTGAGCACGATCTTATTGTAGCACAAGCTAGTAACCCAGGTGTATTAATTAAAGAGATTAAGCGTTCTCAGCTTCCAAAAGATTTAAAACAAATACGTGATCGTCTATCAGATTTGATTCAGAATTCGATTCAAAAAAATATTCCAATCTCGCATGTTAGCAATATTGCAAGTGAGATTAACCTAGCTATTATTAAGAGAGCAGTCGAATTATCAATTTTAGATTTAGGCTCCCCTCCTGCACGTTTCGCTTGGTTAAGTATTGGAAGTCAAGGGCGTAAGGAGCAATTATTGCTCACAGATCAAGATAGTATCTTAATTTTTGAAGATGTTACGCCAGAAAAATATAGAGAAGTTAAAGATTATTTCTTAAGATTGGCAAAACGCACTACTTCTATATTAGAAAAAGTGGGTTACGATTATTGTCCAAATGGACATATGGGAAGCAATATGCTTTGGTGTAAATCATTGAGTGACTGGACAAAACAATACAACGGCTGGATGAATACTCCAGGTGAAAACAGTAATGATTTGAGTAGTATTTTCTTTGATTATGAAATTGTTTTTGGAGAACCAAAAATTGAAGAAGCTATTGAAAACGTTATTTTTAAGAATGCCGTTAACAACACTTTATTCTTTGATTTTTTAGGAAATGATGCTTTGAAAAGAAATTCACCTTTAAGCTTTTTCAAGAAATTCATTGTCGAAGAAGACGGCCCTAACAAAGATAAATTTGATATTAAGACAAGAGCTTTGATGCCATTAATTGATGGTGCTCGCTTATTGATATTAAATGCAAATATTAAAGGAATTCAAAATACTTATTTAAGATTCAAACAATTGGCAATTACAGATTCTAAAAATGCTGAAATTTATTTAAGCTGTGCAGAAGCTTTCTTAACGCTTTCTAAATTTAGAACTGTTGAAGGATTAAAAAATGACGACTCTGGCCAATATATTAATTTAAGAGAAATGTCAAAAACTGACAAAGAGAAATTAAAAAATGCACTATCCCCAATGAAAGACCTGGAGGAACTTATTAAGAGTAAATTTCAATTGACACAATTCTCATAA
- a CDS encoding helix-turn-helix transcriptional regulator, which translates to MTEKKIHQGRNIKRFREMLGIKQEALAYELGEDWNQKKISLLEQKELIENDILDQVAKILKVPVEAIENFDEDSAINIIANTFHDSAVANTFTESSQANFNCSFNPLDKMVELYERMLEQQKEMIEKLEKLIK; encoded by the coding sequence ATGACAGAGAAAAAAATACATCAAGGTAGAAATATAAAGCGTTTCCGTGAAATGCTTGGCATAAAACAAGAAGCCCTTGCCTATGAATTAGGTGAAGATTGGAATCAAAAGAAAATTTCTCTTTTGGAGCAAAAAGAATTGATTGAAAATGATATTTTAGATCAAGTTGCTAAAATTCTTAAAGTGCCGGTTGAAGCTATCGAAAATTTTGATGAAGATTCTGCGATTAATATTATTGCAAATACTTTCCATGATAGTGCTGTCGCTAATACTTTTACTGAAAGTTCACAGGCAAACTTTAATTGTAGTTTTAACCCTCTTGATAAGATGGTAGAACTTTACGAGCGTATGCTTGAGCAACAAAAAGAAATGATTGAGAAATTAGAAAAACTGATAAAATAA
- a CDS encoding multidrug effflux MFS transporter, which produces MTTKKYIQLILILGSLTALGPFSIDMYLPGFSGIAKDLNTTVAKVSMSLSSYFIGISAGQLLYGPLLDRFGRKKPLFIGLLVYILASLGCIYVADIDSFIFLRFIQAIGSCAATVASVAMVRDLFPVKDIPKVFSLLMLVVGLSPMLAPTVGGYVTEDLGWHAVFFILMCMGIVILAASQFGLPDTYKPDASISLKPKPIISNFLLVIKEPQFYTYAFTGAVAFSGLFSYVAASPLVFMDIYKVDAKTYGWIFALMSVSFIGSSQLNSMLLKRFTSEQMIFGALISQSIISIIFLILALNDLLGLYQTIGMLFLFLACLGISNPNTAGLTLAPFAKNTGSASALMGAIQLGIGALASFAVGVFVKSSVTPMVAIMTTTTVTAFIILNVGKRFIKKKVELSDSDDIMIGH; this is translated from the coding sequence ATGACAACAAAAAAATATATTCAGCTCATTCTGATATTAGGTTCTTTAACCGCTCTTGGTCCTTTTTCAATAGACATGTATCTGCCTGGTTTCTCCGGAATTGCAAAAGATTTAAATACTACTGTCGCAAAAGTTTCTATGAGTTTATCCAGTTATTTCATCGGAATTTCTGCTGGGCAATTGCTTTATGGACCTTTATTAGACCGCTTCGGACGTAAAAAACCGTTGTTTATTGGACTTTTGGTATACATTCTCGCTTCTTTAGGATGCATTTATGTTGCTGATATAGATTCATTTATATTTCTTCGTTTTATTCAGGCTATTGGAAGCTGTGCTGCCACAGTTGCTTCTGTAGCAATGGTTCGTGATTTATTTCCTGTAAAAGATATTCCGAAAGTGTTTTCGCTTTTAATGCTTGTTGTTGGACTTTCTCCAATGCTAGCGCCAACTGTTGGCGGTTATGTTACAGAAGATTTAGGCTGGCACGCTGTATTCTTTATTTTGATGTGCATGGGAATTGTGATTTTAGCAGCTTCACAATTCGGACTGCCAGATACGTATAAACCAGATGCCTCAATTTCTTTAAAACCAAAACCGATTATATCTAATTTCTTGTTGGTTATAAAGGAACCTCAATTTTATACTTACGCATTTACTGGGGCAGTCGCATTTTCGGGATTGTTTTCTTATGTAGCAGCTTCGCCTCTAGTTTTTATGGATATTTATAAGGTTGATGCTAAAACATACGGATGGATTTTTGCGCTAATGTCTGTTAGTTTTATTGGTTCGAGTCAGTTAAATTCTATGTTGCTGAAGCGATTTACAAGCGAACAAATGATTTTTGGGGCTTTAATTTCACAATCTATTATTAGCATCATATTCTTGATTTTGGCTTTAAATGATCTTTTAGGATTATACCAAACTATCGGAATGTTATTTTTATTTCTAGCGTGTTTAGGAATCTCAAATCCAAATACTGCTGGGTTAACGCTTGCTCCTTTTGCTAAAAATACCGGCAGTGCTTCTGCTTTAATGGGCGCAATTCAGCTTGGAATCGGAGCTTTGGCCTCCTTTGCAGTTGGTGTTTTTGTAAAAAGTTCTGTGACACCTATGGTAGCAATTATGACCACGACAACAGTTACCGCATTTATTATTTTAAATGTTGGAAAACGATTTATAAAAAAGAAAGTTGAGTTATCAGATAGCGACGATATTATGATCGGACATTAA